A region of the Ctenopharyngodon idella isolate HZGC_01 chromosome 2, HZGC01, whole genome shotgun sequence genome:
tgtcttatcttttaatttatttaacaatacattaataatgcagttcatacactaccgttcaaaagttggtaagattttatgttttaaaagaagtctcttatgctcaccaaggctgcagtGAAACAGTAATAccgtgaaatattattagtttAAAACTTAACTATATTCttacatgttttaaaatgtaatttattcttgtgatgcaaagctgaattttcagcatcatttcagtcttcagtcacgttatccttcagaaattattctaatatgctgatttgatgctcaagaaacacttcttatcatcaattttgaaaacagttgagctgcttaatatttttgtggaatctgtgatatttttttcaccattttttgatgaatagaaagtttaaaagaacagcatttatttgaaataaaccttttgtaacatcataaatgtatttactatcacttttgataaatttaatgtgtccttacagaataaaagtattaagttctttaaaaaaaaaaaaaaaatcttactgaccccaaagcTTTGAATGACAGTGTGCATACTGTGACTTGATAACACCTCTTCTAtgatgagcatgtttttaatttctatattaaaatttatatttgatatttttgggGCATAAAGTCAAAAATGTTAGAGCGATACAACTGTCCTGATATCATAAGGAAGGCAGCAGTTtgcttcttttcttttattattatttgaataaaaagattaatgccatttttgttgttaatgtaatgtaatgtcaAACTTTGTCTCAGTCGCTGCTTTGCTTTTCCTCATTTTGTAGGTAAATATGAGAGTCACACCAGAGTACACACAGGAGAAAAACCTTTCCAGTGTGACATCTGTCTTCAGTGCTACTCCACCAAATCAAACCTCACTGTGCACAAGAAGAAACATGACAGTGATACACCCGTCCAGAGAAAAGAGCACAAATGTCCCTTCTGCAACAAGCTTCATGCCAGCAGGAAGACTCTCAGCAGACACGTGAAGAGGTGAGTGGGAATCCCGTCGCAATcacaaattttacaaaaaatgacaaacaaaacacaaaaatcaaaagaaagaaattataatTTTCCATGAAGAAAATAAAGCCTATTTTATGATGATTAAGAttgtttttgcattgtgacaattTCCAAGCCACAATTTCTTCCAGAAAACTGTtgaaattaaaacatattttggtatccacacatacagtatatatataatatatatatatatatatatatatatatatatatggctttGATGTGcagctaaacaaaacaaacaaaatctgatgaataatatattaaatcttAGGTAGATTCACAGAGAAATCCTAAAATGGCCTGGACAATATTATTGGCACCTTCTAGAAgttaaaaatgattcatttcaaGCAAGTGATTcttgttcactttaaaattgAACCCTCCTGTTCAATTCCACATATTCAGCCAGTTTGAATAGAGAAAATGAATCATCCTCCTGTTTTGTGTCACTATGTGTACTGCAAAGAGAAtggacaaaagaaagaaaaccagAGAATTATGTGGTCAGAAACAAGATTATAGCCAAGCATGGACAATCTCAAGGCTACAAGCACATCTCCATAGACCTCAATGTTCCTGTTTTCATCACACATAATGTTATCAAGAAGTTTAATGCTCATGGCACTGTAGCCAACCTTACTGGATGTGGCCATGAGAGAAACCTTGATGCAAGATTGCAGTGAAAAATCTCTGACCTCTGCCACACTGATTCCACAGACCACCCCAACGTTGAGAATAATGGGCATTTCAAATTATAACATATGAACGAATTACCATGGACAATTTGGAAATTGTGTGttcttaattgtcatgaaaataatgtaaaacaaaataatcctAATGGTCTTCAAAATGGGCATCATTTTCTTCATGTAAAGTATCATTTTGGTTTTCTGTTGATATTGAAGTGAAATGTGACTTAAATCAGCACAATATGTTAAAGAAATGGTTCATACCAACTTTTCGCagtatatcttctgtggaacacaaaggatgatattttgaagaatgccggtaaccaaacagtttcggTTCTTCCATTATATTTTTTGACCATACACTAGAAGTCAATAGGAacaaaaactgtttggttaccggcattcttcaaaatatcttattttgtgttccacagaagaatgaaagtcatacaggtttgtaacgacatgagggtgagtaaatgaattatccctttaagagatgGCTGTTATGTATTCTGTGtctactaaatgaataaatgcatttccaCAATTATTAACATTGTAAACGTAGTAAATCTTTAGCTGAGGGGGTAACTATAAATATCCAgcgttagcgtcagttctggcaggtcacgtcagtcaagctcacatcagctgactcccaggtgacttaCATCTACGTATAGGAATATGACGCCTATCACGGCAttcatatataagctcctcagtattatcagcagttattgcatttctcaggagctaattaccctcctccatccctagctcctcctctcttcagtcaggattggccttatgattcccctgaatcagactaattcttgaaatatgtgtacatgttaaattattgacattaattatatctgcatatgttggttctgttctgtttaccctaaggctgctctccctgctcttatccatgctaggctgcatggatgcgcagggagttcttgccaagaacagaaccataccaccaatacaaactctatgcattatcaatcatatttgacgatagtaGTACTGACAGAattgacatctttctcttttctgaCTGCTGTATTCGATTTTGTCCTCTTTTGAAAAGTTGTGGAACGCTATCatggattttttcttttgctactGGAGCAAATGGGAATACAAAAAAATCACCATTTTACAAATGTACCATCTATGATgacttctgcttctgagaaTCCTGGAAATGTCAAAAGGGtccatttttctgttttgtttacgTTATGTTTCCTGTTCAGTTTATTCAGCCATCTATTGGAAAAAtgtcttttcatttaatttgttttgcaaAGTCACTTGCTGTAGTTTCCAATACATTTTTAGAACTGTTGTTTTGATAATGAAATGCTTTGTTACCTTGCCTGAGTATATGACCAAAGTCCAACACATTGTCTGCTAATAGATTTCATCCTGACCACCTCCAGGAGTTTCTcactcagaagaagaagaagagtgaAGGCTGGAAATGTGACGTGAGTTATTTGCCTTATGTATTTTATGCACTACATTCAAATGGCTACAAAATGCCTTGAAGTCGACATGAAATTCTGttagaaaataattttacaattgcctgtatcattttttttccgTCGCTGTATTTGTAGATCTGTCACAAGTCCTTCAGTCGTCGCCCCCATCTGGAGGAGCATATGATCTTACATTCACAGGACAAACCCTTCAAGTGTGCCTACTGTGATGACTACTTCAAGTCACGATTTGCCCGGTTGAAGCACCAAGAAAAGTTCCATTTGGGTAAAGctttaccatttttttatttcttttttgtggTAATGAACAGAACCAAAAGCTTGCATTGGACCCAGAGCGTTCCTTTAATGTTGACAAAATGTCCAATATCTAGGACCCTTTCCTTGTGACATCTGTGGTCGCCAGTTTAATGACACAGGAAACCGCAAACGTCACATAGAGTGCACACATGGGGGGAAGAGGAAATGGACCTGCTTTCTATGTGGCAAATCAGTTCGAGAGAGGTAAGATGCAGCTGTTATGCTTAAAACACTGATATTACCAAAACTGTATGCCAGCTGCCATAATTGTTggattttttattcaaaaataaactCTCTCAGCTAATCTTTGAACATATTTTTAGGACAACCCTCAGAGAGCATCTGAGGATCCATAGCGGGGAAAAACCTCACTTGTGCAGCATCTGCGGACAAAGTTTCCGTCACGGAAGCTCCTACAGGTTTGTGAGAGTGCGGAACTACTGTATGTAAGATACATACAAGAAACATGATTCATgattctgttttctattttaaaaatgtcatttattcttgtgatgcaaagctgaattttcagcatcattactctagtcttcagtatcacatgatccttcaaaaatcattctaactGATGATTTGTTGactagaaacatttcttattattatcacattaagcagttatgctgcttaatatatttgtggaaaccatgataaatttttgatgaatagaaagttccaaATGATAGCATTTATTATGTTAAGTACTGTATAATGCATCATTGAAAAACTGTActaaccccaaacatttgaacaagaTTAAAAGTAATTGGATAGAAttagggatgggcatttttggcaatttttcatTTCGATTATCGACAGGTTTCAAAAACGGTTAATCGAGTACTCGGGGGGGTGGGGCATGGCCGTCATGGAGATAATGAAAATATCTGAAGACTGTTAggaaaatgaatgttaaaaataaaaatatgacatgaaaacctgtctatgaaaacatgaaaacttGATTAGAACAGTGCTAGATTGATTATGATGCAGCAATGTTATTAATAATGAAGCATCTAAAAGGAATAGCTGCCTGATGTGAGTGACGCCAATAAACCGTTCTATGACACATCCTATGATATTAATCAGATAACTATAGATACATAATATAGACGTAACATTACAACTAGTATTGGCACAAAAGGATGCAAATGCCAGTGAACTTTAAGTTACGCGCTATagcgagagtgagagagagtgagagagagagagagagagagagagagagagccatgTTTATGGCAGatctgtgctttattttaatcacattattAACTGATTCCATAAATCGCCTGTGCGTTTTCGAAGCAATGCGAATTATGCCATTGAACAACTATGACGAAAAATGCACTGCTTCATTATTATAACATcagtatttttatctttatttattttattttttttttaaaaaagaaacatctaaaagcaaTATGACCATCTCAAATAACTCAGTCAATATCGGACATTGTATTTGAGCATGAAACTAAACATTGATATGCAGCGCATTCAGCatcttaataaatgttgatatcCCGACCCAACGCATCCTATAATAGATTAATCAGATGTAGCTATTACAACTTTCATCTGCAAAAGGTTTGCGAATGCAAACGTGAGCTTGACCGAAAGTGTAATTCCGATTGTGCTTTAAGAAGTGTCACTAGGCTAATATTTCAGCAATAATTTGGATTCAATTTGCACTTTCTGATcaaccaaaatgttattttacagtttgaAAATCACTGATGATTATTGCTAAATTGATTATGAATAGaatttaaatgatattttcaGCACAAGATAAAAGCTTGGCGCTGCACAGCTTGCATTGAACTTTTCATCTATCTTGTCAAAGTGAAACTAGACATCACTACGTGACTTCGAggccattctctctctcttctcacgTCTTTGGATGCATGCTGTGGAAAGCTAAACAATCAGAGCTCAGGGCGCCACCCAAAGTGCTGCTATAATCAAtcaggagaaaaaagaaaaagtacatttcaGTCATCGTTTACATGATCGATCGTCGCTGCCACGGTCGAGTACTCGAGTACTTGGTCGCTGTTGCACATCCCTAGATagaacattaaagggttagttcacccaaaaatgaaaattctgtcattaattactcaccctcatgtcgttccacacctgtaagaccttcgttcatcttcataacacaaattaagatatttttgatgaaatctgagagatttctgtccctccattgacaatatcttaatttctgttctgaagatgaacgaaggtcttacaggtgtggaacaacatgagggtgagtatttatTACCAGTGCTGTTGTTTTGTCTATATTTTAGGCTTCACCTTCGTGTTCATCATGAGGACAAGCGATATGAATGTGAGGAATGTGGCAAAACTTTCATTCGCCATGATCATctaaagaaacacaaaaaaattcatacaggtaTTTTTCAAATTCAAGTTCAAATGGACTGTCTTTTATGTAAACCATTGCATTTTTGTTTGTGGTCTTAGAAACCACAgatataaattatgaataaatgcAAGAAATTTTAACATACTATGATTTCACATGCGAAGTTAATTCAAGGTGAAATAATTTCGCCTTCTGTTTGTCAGCCATCATATCTGGAGCGCTTCAGTGATGCCTTAAATGTCTAGATGGATGACTCACTAGGATTTAAAACTGtcgacccaaaaatgaaaattgtattatcatttactcaccctcatgtcgttccacacctgtttgtctttcttctgtggaacacaaaataagatattttgaagaattttggtAACCAAAGAGTTTCGGTTTCTATtgactataaaatataaaatgtaaaatggttaccaaaatgtacatttttggatGCCCCTCATTTTGGACTATCCCTTCGAGGCTAAAAACAGTCAAATCCACCTTAAAACTATTAAACTATCTATATGAGATTCTTCATCCTGCTCATGACTGctttatgtgctttataagtgtGTTAAAGATTATAGTCTTGTAACGTTTTTTTTGTGTAGGGGAGAGAGCGCACCAGTGTGAAGAGTGTGGAAAATGCTTCCGACGTGCCGATCACCTGACTGTCCATTATAAAAGCATTCACCTGGGAGAGAAGATCTGGCGGAGGCatgtgaacacaaacacacacaccgatTTCAGAAACAAAAAACGTTTTTGTGATGATACATGTAATCTTTGTTATGCAATACAAAATAATGGCTGCAGTTGATGTTAGTTGTGTGAGATCTGTGATTTCATGATAATGCTCTATAATTTGACAGGTATAAAGCAGTAGTGCATCAGTGTCAGGTGTGCAAGAAAGAGTTCAGGGGGAAGACCAACCTCATGTCACATTTCAGAACACATTCAGGTAAAATACACTACCATATACACTTCTGTGTGAGAcaaaattcaattttaaagagttttagtatcagtactacattaaactactatataatgttgaatataatgtataataatgcaatgggggaatatttgtggatCCAGATAATGCCAAATATCTTATGTTACCTGTAAAAATGGCCtacattgttttaaatatatctagtcagtgacagagtgcaagcaTACATTAgtctaaaataattctgtattttcatcttcagaatctTGAATATTTTGGTTCTGGTGTCtccattgtcctgtgcattgggttaccagcaacaagtccaagcctattcacTTCCACCCCattgtaataccaaatttagcattttaatcaacagttcattttttgttaccttttaccatatgtcttggagTATTGCAATAATATCGTATTGTGAGTTCAGTTTCGTGAAttgaatcgtgacatgagggtattgTTAGACCCCTAGTTTTTACTAAAAAACTAGGGCTGTAACGATACCTTTTTACTGTCCTTTTGATCAaaaaatgcagccatggtgaacgtgagacttttttcaaacttttgaacggtaatgtacATTAAATCTTTAAGGACAAATTGTGGCATTTCTGCTACACAACTTTTTCTGATCAAATATTTTGCTGTCCTCAGGTGAGAAACCCCACCGGTGTGTGATCTGTAACCAGACCTTCCGCATCAAGAAGACTTTGACCAAACACATGGTCATTCACTCAGATGTACGTCCTTTCAACTGCCCGCACTGCAGTGCTACCTTCAAGCGTAAGGACAAGCTCAAGTATCACGTGGACCACGTGCACAGCACCCGCTTGCTCGACCAGCAACAGCAGAACCTGCCTGCGCCCCCCGCTAACAAGCTGACCGAGCCGTTGCCGTCAAACGAAACGCCCAAACCATACCACAACGCATCTAAGACTGTGCTGCAGAGCGTGGCGGCTGATGTTTGCGTTCCTGTGACACTCGTCCCCGTCCAGATGACTGAGGACACTGAGCTCGCAGTGCACGGTGCACCACATGGCGTCCTTCCAGCTGTGAGCCAGCAACAGCAGACTGGCTACCAGTCCGCCAGTGACCTAGTGTTCTTAGAAAAGTACACCCTCACACCTCAGCCAACCAACATAGTGCACCCAGTGCGGCCAGACCAGATGCTGGACCCTCGAGAGCAGTCCTACTTAGGCACACTATTGGGACTGGACTCAGCTACATCTGTACAAAATATGTCTAGTGCTGAACATACTCATTAATTCACAACATACACGTTGTTCTTCACATTAATTCCTTTTGGTCCTCACTCCTCAGTCTCTTTGTgctgttcttaaagggttagttcacccaaaaatgaaatttctgtcattaattactcaccctcatgtcattccacacccgtaagaccttcattcatcttcggaacacaaatgaagatatttttgatgaaatccgagaggtttttttatcccatagaaagcaacgtaatttccatcattcaaggtccagaaaggttgttaaaataacattgttaaaatagtcaacataactacagcggttcaaccttaatgttatgaagcgacgagaatactttctgtgcgcaaaaacaaaaccaaaataatgactttattcaacaatttcttctctatgCTGTCAGACTCATACACAATGAACttagtgcagcgcttccgtgtttatgtccgaatgctggctcagtattggccggctccagTGTCAACATcacgcatgcgttgtgctgctcacgtgaacagcctcggccaatactgagctggcgtttGGACATAAACACgtaagtgctgcactgtgttcactgcgtcaactgcatacaagactgacagggtagagaagagattgttgaataaagtcgttatttttgttttgtttttgcgcacaaaaaatattctcgtcgcttcataacattaaggttgaaccactgtagttacgttgactattttaacaatgtctttaatacctttctggacgttgAATGACGgaaattacattgctttctatgggataaaaaaaccttggatttcatcaaaaatatcctaatttgtgttctgaagatgaacgaaggtcttacaggtgtggaacgacatgagggtgagtactaaatgacagaaatttaagaaatttttctgggtgaactaaccctttaaaggcatagttcactcTAAAATGCCGCATGTATATTCTACAGAAATGCACTATTGTAATTCAAAGCAAAAAAatttttggaacgacatgagggggacTAAATAACGAcagaattttactttttttgtgtgaactattcatttaatatCGAAGGAGGACAGCTAATAATGAATTGAGGATACTATCATCCACATCAGGACTATGAACTTTGACTGTAAATGCAATCTTTGTCTGTAAATCTCCAATAATTCTCTCCTTTTATAAACCGATTGTGTTCGTATATCTAACAGATAATCGCAGTGCTGGTGAGTAATTATATTCATGTCAAATCTTCTCAAGTAATTCACCATCCCTAACCAAAGTTTATGCTTGAGTTCTTGTAAATAAAGCACTCTGGAACACTGAGTTCAGGAAGTTATTTTATACTGCTTGTTCTAGTCGTTtgtattgtgttttttgttCAGCTGTTCAGTCAAATGGTGGGATGTTGGAAAAAAGTTTTAGATAAAACAATTCTGACCTCTTTCTTTGGGAAACCAGTTTGATACGGTTTGCTGATTTGAGTTGGTATATCTGTTTAACCCTGTAATGCCTGACATAGGAAATAATagtctgaaaaatattttttctttcttttttctttttaatagaatagtttattgaacctttcgacaaaatctaaaaaaaaaaaaaaaaaaagtttgcatatcATATTTAATACTCCAGGCTTTTATCGGTCATATAGTAagatttagtaaaaaaaaatgcagctcaTACTTGAGGAAAAAAACCTTCAATTTTATTCActaactgagcaaaaatatgcaatttggtgcagttgctgatatttatatggcgaAAAAGTAAGATGATATTCTattagcttgtaatgtaaataaatgagatctttataataGTATAGCAGAtgacttacataaaatgcatatatatagcTGTAACTATATCTCCCATataatgtcttagtaagatgatatttacatgcttagttttatgatcaaagctctgatAATATAgtacaatgcaatacaatgattgagagatgtacaaatagacgttcctcaaaagcctgatgtatgtttgatactcacattttgacattttaaataagatgtatggataatcaagtaaacctaagttgcatcagtccagtaagtgttcatcttgaaatattactaaaaatataaatgttattcttACGTTTGCTTTATAAACATAagtaaatatttcacaacaaaaaGAAACTTACCACAATCTGAAGTTAAACGTTGttagaattatactaaaaggtcttttacttgctaaaaaaaagtataaactatcaatcagaagACAGAGAGCAAGcagtagattgtgtacaacaggttttcAGGCAAGTTTTGATTGTTTTGATCAAAGGCCTTAAAAATTTGCACGTTAAATATTATACAGTTGGCTTTATAGGTTTAAAGAGGATTTTATAGCATTTTGTTCTTTGTCTTTCTGCAATTATCTCGTTTTAAAACAGCATTTCCTATCCACAGTTTTGACATATTCATGTCGCTCTCCATTTGTTCATTCACAATAAATTTTGTGCAGTAAATCATCTGAAGCACATGGATGAGATTACAACTAAATCTGACTGACACGAAAAGTATAACAAAATGTCACTTGCATAGTAAAGTCAGCCGTGGGCTAGAGCTAAAGTGGAACATGATGTAGGTACAATATTTGGCCATTTCAGTCATTTGAGTAACACTGCCTCCCTGTGGTCAAATACCAGCAGCTCTTGTGTTCAAATCAGTGggtctcaacctttttgactcgaAGGCCACCATTGTTCAACAcaatttttaaagatatttccTGTATTTCTGTTGTAATTACGACAAAGccaacctttttttatttatatattaaattaacatggttattaatttaatatatttgatctttatgttatttgtttgtat
Encoded here:
- the zbtb41 gene encoding zinc finger and BTB domain-containing protein 41 codes for the protein MKKKVSPSQQSKVKDISSKETQETACDGPTPCDARSDVDVANKDSSQEKRHLQISQSDGCFLKFLNEDRQKLPSFCDITVTVSGKMYHAHKVVLAFGSGYFHARFSENPELHHVTIDNIEGFIFGHLLNFLYTSEFEVSESQIPALAEAACFLDMMEAVNLLAKWVTPAQADQESDVQQVPLETPDVPNVQTSGGAKCSFCSRTFCYKKSLENHLAKTHSAGCHVEEEQNLAITSAATTRRSARQRRTPAKFESQESGNGNVLSGKPSQKTPKDDDATFEEEEEEEDDESEEEQQNEQEEQSSKEGREETSTAVEMEEAEGEDDEKQEEEHVAELSKAGEQAETQKETEPRSSHAVEEQSQVTEVTGHVFPEGLAPVVVQNANKKTLKCPKCDKTFDRIGKYESHTRVHTGEKPFQCDICLQCYSTKSNLTVHKKKHDSDTPVQRKEHKCPFCNKLHASRKTLSRHVKRFHPDHLQEFLTQKKKKSEGWKCDICHKSFSRRPHLEEHMILHSQDKPFKCAYCDDYFKSRFARLKHQEKFHLGPFPCDICGRQFNDTGNRKRHIECTHGGKRKWTCFLCGKSVRERTTLREHLRIHSGEKPHLCSICGQSFRHGSSYRLHLRVHHEDKRYECEECGKTFIRHDHLKKHKKIHTGERAHQCEECGKCFRRADHLTVHYKSIHLGEKIWRRYKAVVHQCQVCKKEFRGKTNLMSHFRTHSGEKPHRCVICNQTFRIKKTLTKHMVIHSDVRPFNCPHCSATFKRKDKLKYHVDHVHSTRLLDQQQQNLPAPPANKLTEPLPSNETPKPYHNASKTVLQSVAADVCVPVTLVPVQMTEDTELAVHGAPHGVLPAVSQQQQTGYQSASDLVFLEKYTLTPQPTNIVHPVRPDQMLDPREQSYLGTLLGLDSATSVQNMSSAEHTH